One genomic window of Terriglobales bacterium includes the following:
- a CDS encoding tetratricopeptide repeat protein, with the protein MSPLVTLALFLAASAPFAGNPASARNNAAGAQEQKSQSLAHARVLIQEGHFEEGISELQDLKRQNPSAKGLAHEFGIAYYKKGDYIKAIESLKKASSEDPQDNEAVQLLGLSYYFAGNPSEAIPLLERVQSWYPIANVDASYVLGICYIHQRKYDQARRSFSTMYGVTPDSAPAYLFTARMLLRQEFDPIAEEYAQKAISLDPKLPLAHFFIGELYLFKSRIPEALEQFQKELAINPAHSPTYYKLGDAYSRLLKFDEAERALQRSIWLDSTATGPYVLMGKVLLKKGEPELAVRTLKHALEMDPNNYITHHLLGESYRALGNSAESDRELKLGEQLQSLETSHP; encoded by the coding sequence ATGTCTCCACTCGTGACATTGGCTCTTTTTCTGGCTGCTTCAGCACCGTTCGCTGGAAACCCGGCCTCTGCACGTAACAATGCTGCGGGCGCTCAGGAACAGAAGTCTCAATCTCTTGCCCATGCCCGTGTTCTCATTCAGGAAGGCCACTTTGAAGAGGGAATATCGGAGTTGCAAGACCTGAAACGCCAAAATCCCAGCGCCAAGGGCCTGGCCCACGAGTTCGGAATCGCGTACTACAAAAAGGGCGATTACATCAAAGCCATCGAGTCGCTGAAGAAGGCTTCATCTGAAGATCCTCAGGATAACGAAGCCGTGCAGCTGCTGGGCCTCTCCTACTACTTCGCTGGTAATCCGTCGGAGGCCATCCCTTTGCTGGAGCGGGTCCAATCTTGGTACCCCATCGCCAACGTGGATGCCTCTTATGTTCTAGGCATCTGCTACATTCATCAAAGAAAATACGATCAGGCTAGGCGCTCGTTCTCCACGATGTATGGGGTCACGCCGGATTCCGCACCGGCGTATCTGTTCACTGCACGCATGCTTCTGCGCCAGGAATTCGATCCCATCGCGGAGGAGTACGCCCAAAAGGCCATTAGCCTCGATCCCAAGTTGCCGCTCGCGCATTTCTTTATAGGCGAGCTCTATCTGTTTAAGTCACGAATCCCCGAAGCGCTCGAGCAGTTCCAGAAGGAATTGGCGATCAACCCTGCCCACTCCCCGACGTATTACAAGTTAGGCGATGCGTACTCGCGCCTGCTGAAATTCGACGAGGCCGAGCGGGCGCTTCAACGGTCAATCTGGCTGGATTCCACCGCGACGGGGCCGTACGTCTTAATGGGCAAGGTCTTGCTGAAAAAAGGCGAGCCCGAGTTAGCAGTCCGTACCCTGAAGCACGCCCTGGAGATGGACCCCAACAACTACATTACTCATCATCTATTGGGCGAGTCCTACCGCGCGCTGGGCAACTCAGCAGAAAGTGACCGGGAGCTCAAGTTAGGCGAGCAGCTACAGTCCCTCGAGACATCACACCCCTAG
- a CDS encoding trehalase family glycosidase, with translation MKTTNPRVLLVCVVFLQIIFCASSGSAQAAAPQPHGLSDILQYISNGWNTLTRSTTQCSSVADPKLKSKPVMYLPADYSPPTSVQALEKQCAVDVEKLPKAIHQPGELDVEKIQPPGLLFLEKPYVVPGGRFNEMYGWDSYFIIRGLLEDGRVELARDMVENFFFEIEHYGTVLNANRTYMLTRSQPPFLTSMILAVYDAEKRAGHQDSAWLARAYSFAATDYQLWTHAPHLAGTTGLSRYFDFGEGPAPEATQGEGAAYRRPAGYFLLHPEAAAGREIPVNENESRPVLGQTYAVEFCDTVNASEPATSRCDHLENVALTPEYYKGDRSMRESGFDISFRFGPFGADTHHYAAVCLNSLLYKYEKDMEQIGSVLGRDSEAREWHDRAEKRRRAMQSLLWDAQRGMYFDYDAQKQVRSTYEYIATFYPLWAGLATPEQASALVRNLKVFEHPGGLAMSRTDSGMQWDYPYGWAPTQLVAIEGLRRYGFNDDANRVSYAFLSTILENFRRDGTIREKYNVVTRSSETPVRAGYTTNEVGFGWTNAAFLALLHQLPRDWASRLEK, from the coding sequence ATGAAGACAACAAATCCGCGAGTTTTGCTTGTTTGTGTAGTTTTCCTACAGATAATCTTCTGCGCCAGTTCTGGATCCGCGCAAGCCGCAGCCCCACAGCCTCACGGGCTCAGTGACATACTGCAATACATCTCAAACGGCTGGAACACGCTCACTCGTTCTACTACTCAGTGCTCCAGCGTTGCTGACCCCAAGCTCAAATCCAAGCCGGTGATGTACTTGCCAGCGGACTATTCACCGCCCACGAGTGTTCAGGCGCTCGAAAAACAATGCGCGGTCGATGTAGAGAAGCTTCCGAAAGCGATCCACCAACCGGGTGAACTTGACGTCGAAAAGATTCAACCACCGGGACTACTGTTCCTCGAAAAGCCTTACGTCGTGCCGGGCGGCAGGTTCAACGAAATGTACGGTTGGGACAGCTACTTCATAATTCGCGGGCTCCTGGAGGATGGTCGTGTGGAATTGGCGCGCGACATGGTGGAAAACTTTTTTTTTGAGATTGAACACTATGGAACCGTGCTCAACGCGAACCGCACCTACATGCTGACTCGCTCCCAGCCTCCCTTTTTGACCTCGATGATTCTGGCCGTATATGACGCGGAAAAACGCGCGGGACACCAGGACAGCGCTTGGCTGGCGAGAGCCTACAGTTTCGCAGCCACAGATTACCAGCTCTGGACCCACGCCCCACATCTCGCCGGTACGACCGGATTGTCCCGCTATTTTGACTTTGGCGAGGGACCTGCGCCCGAAGCCACCCAGGGCGAAGGAGCGGCTTATCGCAGGCCGGCGGGATATTTTCTGCTGCATCCTGAAGCTGCTGCCGGACGGGAGATACCTGTAAACGAAAACGAGAGTCGGCCTGTGCTGGGCCAAACGTATGCGGTCGAATTTTGCGACACGGTGAATGCATCCGAGCCGGCGACTTCGCGCTGCGATCATCTGGAGAACGTCGCCCTCACGCCTGAGTACTACAAGGGTGACCGCAGCATGCGGGAATCAGGATTCGATATTTCGTTCCGCTTTGGACCATTCGGCGCCGATACTCACCACTATGCGGCAGTGTGTCTGAACAGCCTGCTCTACAAATATGAAAAAGACATGGAGCAGATAGGCTCAGTACTAGGCCGCGACTCCGAAGCACGAGAGTGGCACGATCGCGCCGAAAAACGCCGCCGCGCGATGCAGAGTCTATTGTGGGATGCGCAACGAGGAATGTATTTCGATTACGATGCACAAAAGCAAGTCCGTTCGACTTACGAATACATAGCGACGTTTTATCCGTTGTGGGCTGGTCTGGCCACTCCGGAGCAGGCCAGCGCCCTGGTCCGCAATTTGAAGGTATTTGAGCATCCGGGTGGCTTGGCCATGAGCCGGACCGATAGCGGAATGCAGTGGGACTATCCATACGGATGGGCGCCGACTCAGCTGGTGGCAATTGAGGGGTTGCGGCGATATGGGTTCAACGATGACGCGAACCGGGTTTCGTACGCCTTCCTTTCCACGATTCTGGAAAATTTCCGGCGGGATGGGACGATCCGCGAAAAATATAATGTGGTGACGCGTTCCTCGGAAACGCCCGTCCGGGCGGGATACACAACGAATGAAGTAGGGTTCGGGTGGACTAACGCAGCCTTCCTCGCGCTACTGCATCAGCTACCGAGGGATTGGGCAAGCCGCCTGGAAAAGTAA
- a CDS encoding glucan 1,4-alpha-glucosidase: MAQLAPGAPGAKATWTNGNKQGVGTSNTLTSKVWFSLGEGALNEVYYPTIDKANTRDLELIVTDGRTFVENETENTTHQVEVPDPAALVFRQVNTSKSGRYRISKTYITDPERDTVLIQVKFTPLRPGDYHLYVLYDPSINNSGLHDTGYSIGGGLIAADGPVASALLCSLRFLRTSSGYLGTSDGWTELKRQFGLEHTYVRAADGNVVQIAELPAEAATSAFTLALGFGAEGQLAIKHARESLQRPFPQLLQQYSAGWHEYLATLKSVDPPYHDQYQMSAMVLKAHEDKTYRGAGAASLSIPWGNGVDANEPSVGGYHLVWARDLYEVATAFYAMGDKESADRALNYLFTGQQKPDGSFPQNSWLDGRPYWPSLQMDEVSYPIILAYQFGRTDGQTYLQHVKPAANFIVAHGPATPEERWEEVPGYSPSTIAAEIAGLICAAEIARHNSDDASAKQWLSTADNWANQLDSWTVTTSGPYAPRYFIRISQHGNPNSGEKLDVHNGGGTWDEREIVDAGFLELVRLGIRPPHDSAVQASLPVIDKVIRINTPNGPDWYRYNHDGYGEKPDGRGWDGTGIGRLWPLFVGERGEYALASGQDAHPYLDAMLHMANKGRMLSEQIWDRPDTPDPEHLRFGEGTGSATPLAWTNAQFIRLALAIKEGRLPETPAVVAEHFNKREVRQEP, from the coding sequence GTGGCACAACTAGCACCCGGCGCACCCGGCGCAAAGGCCACCTGGACCAACGGCAATAAACAGGGAGTTGGCACTTCAAACACACTTACTTCGAAGGTTTGGTTTTCCCTGGGCGAGGGCGCGCTGAATGAGGTTTACTATCCGACAATTGATAAAGCCAACACTCGCGACCTGGAACTGATTGTCACCGACGGCCGTACCTTCGTCGAAAATGAAACCGAAAACACAACCCACCAGGTCGAAGTACCGGATCCCGCTGCGCTGGTCTTCCGCCAAGTCAATACATCAAAATCCGGACGCTATCGGATATCGAAAACGTATATCACCGACCCCGAACGCGATACTGTGCTCATCCAAGTGAAGTTCACCCCGCTTCGGCCGGGCGATTACCACCTTTACGTGCTATACGACCCTTCTATTAACAACAGCGGATTACATGACACCGGCTACTCCATAGGTGGGGGCCTAATCGCTGCTGATGGACCGGTAGCTTCCGCGCTGCTGTGCAGTTTGCGCTTTTTGCGCACCAGCAGCGGGTACCTCGGCACAAGTGACGGCTGGACTGAACTGAAACGGCAGTTCGGACTCGAGCACACTTACGTGCGCGCCGCGGATGGCAACGTTGTTCAGATAGCGGAACTACCAGCGGAGGCGGCCACTTCCGCGTTCACGCTCGCGCTTGGATTCGGGGCCGAAGGCCAATTGGCCATTAAGCATGCACGAGAATCGCTGCAGCGGCCGTTCCCGCAACTTCTACAGCAATACAGTGCGGGCTGGCACGAATATTTGGCGACTCTTAAATCAGTTGATCCGCCCTACCACGATCAATACCAGATGTCAGCCATGGTGCTGAAGGCGCATGAAGACAAGACTTATCGCGGCGCCGGGGCCGCTTCGCTGAGCATTCCATGGGGCAATGGGGTTGACGCTAACGAGCCGTCCGTGGGCGGGTATCACCTGGTGTGGGCCCGCGACTTATACGAAGTTGCTACCGCCTTTTACGCGATGGGAGACAAGGAGTCGGCAGACCGCGCCCTAAACTATCTGTTTACCGGACAGCAAAAGCCGGATGGTTCATTTCCGCAAAACTCCTGGCTCGATGGACGTCCCTACTGGCCCTCCCTGCAAATGGATGAGGTATCCTACCCCATCATCCTCGCCTACCAGTTTGGCCGGACCGACGGCCAAACCTACCTCCAGCACGTAAAGCCTGCGGCCAATTTCATCGTCGCTCACGGGCCCGCAACCCCCGAGGAGCGTTGGGAGGAAGTACCGGGCTACTCGCCATCCACTATCGCGGCGGAAATAGCGGGCCTGATTTGTGCAGCTGAGATTGCCCGCCACAACTCCGATGACGCTTCGGCCAAACAATGGTTGAGCACAGCAGACAATTGGGCCAATCAGCTGGATTCCTGGACGGTGACCACTAGCGGCCCTTACGCGCCGCGCTACTTTATTCGTATCTCCCAGCACGGGAATCCAAACTCAGGTGAAAAGTTGGACGTCCACAACGGCGGCGGAACTTGGGACGAGCGCGAGATCGTGGATGCTGGTTTTCTGGAGCTGGTGCGTCTTGGTATTCGGCCGCCCCACGACAGTGCAGTCCAGGCCTCGCTGCCCGTAATTGATAAGGTCATTCGTATCAACACTCCCAATGGGCCGGATTGGTACCGTTACAACCATGATGGGTATGGGGAGAAGCCCGATGGCAGAGGTTGGGATGGCACCGGTATCGGGCGTCTCTGGCCACTCTTTGTTGGCGAACGAGGCGAATACGCCCTTGCCTCAGGACAGGATGCGCATCCTTACCTGGATGCCATGCTTCACATGGCGAACAAAGGACGTATGTTGTCAGAGCAAATTTGGGATCGGCCAGACACTCCCGATCCGGAGCATTTGAGGTTCGGCGAGGGTACAGGCTCGGCCACTCCGCTGGCTTGGACCAATGCTCAGTTCATCCGTCTCGCCCTTGCTATTAAAGAAGGCCGCCTGCCGGAAACGCCCGCCGTCGTGGCTGAACACTTCAATAAGCGCGAAGTTCGCCAGGAGCCGTGA